The Maniola jurtina chromosome 20, ilManJurt1.1, whole genome shotgun sequence genome includes the window atcacccgcacaacccccgcgctaaccccgtGCGGCATAGGTCGGGTGatcacccgcacaacccccgcgctaaccccgtGCGGCATAGGTCGGGTGatcacccgcacaacccccgcgctaaccccgtGCGGCATAGGTCGGGTGatcacccgcacaacccccgcgctaaccccgtGCGGCATAGGTCGGGTGatcacccgcacaacccccgcgctaaccccgtGCGGCATAGGTCGGGTGatcacccgcacaacccccgcgctaaccccgtGCGGCATAGGTCGGGTGatcacccgcacaacccccgcgctaaccccgtGCGGCATAGGTCGGGTGatcacccgcacaacccccgcgctaaccccgtGCGGCATAGGTCGGGTGatcacccgcacaacccccgcgctaaccccgtGCGGCATAGGTCGGGTGatcacccgcacaacccccgcgctaaccccgtGCGGCATAGGTCGGGTGatcacccgcacaacccccgcgctaaccccgtGCGGCATAGGTCGGGTGatcacccgcacaacccccgcgctaaccccgtGCGGCATAGGTCGGGTGatcacccgcacaacccccgcgctaagCCCGTGCGGCATAGGTCGGGTGatcacccgcacaacccccgcgctaaccccgtGCGGCATAGGTCGGGTGATCACCCGCACAACCCGCGCGCTAACCCCGTGCGGCATAAGTCGGGTGatcacccgcacaacccccgcgctaaccccgtGCGGCATAGGTCGGGTGatcacccgcacaacccccgcgctaaccccgtGCGGCATAGGTCGGGTGatcacccgcacaacccccgcgctcACCCCGTGCGGCATAAGTCGGGTGatcacccgcacaacccccgcgctaaccccgtGCGGCATAGGTCGGGTGatcacccgcacaacccccgcgctaaccccgtGCGGCATAGGTCGGGTGatcacccgcacaacccccgcgctaaccccgtGCGGCATAGGTCGGGTGatcacccgcacaacccccgcgctaaccccgtGCGGGATAGGTCGGGTGATCACGGGGCGTCCCCCTACCTCTTacgccgattgccatctcgacttgtcgcgtactattccTTCAATGTAATTCACTATTTCTATTCACTATTCCTTCACTGTAATAGCCGGATGAAACGGAAGTCCAGTACGACAgtagataattttataattactttgTAAAATACTAGGTACACTTACTTATATTAAGTGCGCAATTATGTTTAAAAGATTATCTGTACAAAAGATTTCACTTGTAAGTATTTGAGCAGATATGTTTTCAGGTTGTGCTACATTTATCACGCTGGCTCGCGATATATCGCGGCGTGGCGAGCTGCCAGCTCGTGGAGTGGAGGAGGCATTACTGGATGCTCGACTGCCTGATATCATACGTGCCACCGCACAGCAGTCGGCGATACCTGCCACTTGCCCACTGCTTGACCAGGTAATTGATATGTGCGTAGATTGaggtagtttttagggttccgtatctcaaaacgaaaaacggaacccttatagaatcactttgatgtctgtctgtctgtccgcccgtccgtccatccgtacGTTGTGTCtgttcccgttaacctagaatcatgaaatttgggaggtacgtaggtcttatagcacaagtaaagcaaaaaatccgaaaaccgtgaatttgtggttacatcagaaaaaaaaatgtgtgtgttcatgaataaataattagaattttcaatatttaatataagataactatgtacatacatacaaacatacattgtacattctaaaacaggtttataattatttttatgcataacagtttttgatttatcgtgcaaaatgacgaaaaaaatactcaagtacggaaccctcggtgcgcgagtatgactctTACTTAGCTGGTTTTTAATCCAAGACGCTAGGATGACATCCACCATCGACACTTCGCTCatcaaaattagataaaagtggATCAAAAGTAGATTTGCCACGTTCGTAATATTATTAGGTCCTTGGTAGCGTACATTTCGTAGCATTTCGTAATGCAGCGTAGCACACCGTAGCACATCGTAGCACGCCGTAGCGCTCAGACAAATGAAAGCAAAAGGTTTGCGAAAGCCACTTTTAAATTTCGTGCTATGTGCCAAAAATTCGGCTAATAACCATTGCACGGAGATTTCCAGAGAAAGGAAAGCAAATGTTAacataaaacattttctttCCGAATTTTATGATTGAATAGACTCACAACTGGTTCAAGAGCCGGTATCATCAAGTTATTGATTGAATTTGAGCACGAATTTTTTTTGCGGTCTACGATTTTGAGTATACTCAAACTTTAATACCTGAAAAAGCTTTCGTGAAGAAtatatttcatgtaaaatgctCTATAtagaatgaaaatattattttattttatttataaacgtaAAAAGTGCTAGAAGTTTCTCCCAGCAACGAATACGTTGGCTGCAGTCGTTTTGTGTAATCGTACAAGTACTTGGGAGTTCGGGATTATTCGTGCGTGTTCGTATGTTTTCGCACGAGTTAAATTCATACCTATAATCATGAATCTTGGTTATAATATGTCAATTTTAAATCAGGTAGTTTAGACTAAATCTCAGGAAACCACCACGGAGTCACAGGCGATGGGCTTATATTAGCTCAGGTAGAGGCTTCATTATAAGGCATTCCGACCCAGATTTTTCACTTGATTCATTTGATGAATCAAAAGTACCTGCTCGTaacagtttatttaaataaaaatatttctattctattcaataaGAATAGTGTTTGTTTTTCTGAGTCTCTGCAttttaatactttatttttatttttataaataatatttttggttttattgGTAATTTTACTATAAATTGTATGTCTTCTGTTAGTGGCACTGGATCCAGTTAGTTGACTGTCTTCCTTTCTTTTTCGTTTTTTCTCCTAACTGTGGCACAACATCGCAATCACTAAGTGGGTCTACAATACAGCAATAATATGTTTTTCATCCTTGTTGTGtagtttaaattaattgtaacctGTTGATTGTCcatataaaaaaatcacaaacgAACGGCTTTTATAACGCACCTCATCAAACTCCCTGCGCGCACTGCAGCTGCGGAGTCAACAATATCAGATGTGTTTGATGCGCGACATTTTTCCCGACAGTCACAATATCGGGCGACAGGGAGCGTAGGATTTATTGGCCCGTTTGCATATTTGCGCAGCGTGGCGCGGCGCGCCCTCCGACAAATACATAGTTTACGATCGGTGACGAATTCTTTGCAAACtattatttttgcatttatttaggaatcccgtggggattttgattttccgggataaaaagtaagttatGTCACTCTCAGCTTTTAACtgtattcatgcaaaaaattacgtcgatccgttgctccgttgcggcgtgattgaagcacaaaccaataaaccaacagtACCAACGTACCAACGTATTTTTAATAcggttgatatttttttttattactgtaagtataggcttttgttttttgttttatatttttttatatgtttgcCCTTGATTATAATCTCTATATATaatctaaaatataaaaaatagaacGGCCCGCGATATGAGCTATAGATATATCAGATGCCAATCTAATAAATGCCTAGGAAGAGGGTCTGTGATTTAGCGCACAGCGCAAGGGTCATCATTAGGGATAAAAAGGTGTcccataaatattttttcacctTTGTTATCTTTGTGATATATGGACACTGCAAGCTGGACCTTTTATTTTGATCTGTTGCCTTCATATATAGAAAGTGccctatattttatatttggtaaCAACAGCTATTATTACATCATATGATCATACTATTGGACCAAAAGCCCATGAGAGCCAGAGcttcgtcattttataaaagctgaaagtttctctgagTATTGTCACaggtattgtccccaacacagagagGTACAATAAGCGActgtgaagtttggatcatgttgactttggcagataacaggtaacaaaggtgtaaaaaatcttacgtcaaagtataaagtgtaatttttttatttttattcgcaacagtattagaaatcacgccaCGCATTGCCAGACATTTAGTATCGCGGCAACCTCTTGCCAGATACTCTTACACTTTAAAGGGGTCTGACAGGGGGTTTAAACTATAAGGGACCCAAGAGTCGTAAAAAGTCTTCATTTATGTAAGTACGCGTATGTGATGGCTGAATTTTGTACGGccgtataatatgtaatataa containing:
- the LOC123875887 gene encoding circumsporozoite protein-like, encoding MGAPAHPHNPRANPVRHRSGDHPHNPRANPVRHRSGDHPHNPRANPVRHRSGDHPHNPRANPVRHRSGDHPHNPRANPVRHRSGDHPHNPRANPVRHRSGDHPHNPRANPVRHRSGDHPHNPRANPVRHRSGDHPHNPRANPVRHRSGDHPHNPRANPVRHRSGDHPHNPRANPVRHRSGDHPHNPRANPVRHRSGDHPHNPRANPVRHRSGDHPHNPRANPVRHRSGDHPHNPRANPVRHRSGDHPHNPRANPVRHRSGDHPHNPRAKPVRHRSGDHPHNPRANPVRHRSGDHPHNPRANPVRHKSGDHPHNPRANPVRHRSGDHPHNPRANPVRHRSGDHPHNPRAHPVRHKSGDHPHNPRANPVRHRSGDHPHNPRANPVRHRSGDHPHNPRANPVRHRSGDHPHNPRANPVRDRSGDHGASPYLLRRLPSRLVAYYSFNVVLHLSRWLAIYRGVASCQLVEWRRHYWMLDCLISYVPPHSSRRYLPLAHCLTR